From the Schistocerca piceifrons isolate TAMUIC-IGC-003096 chromosome 2, iqSchPice1.1, whole genome shotgun sequence genome, the window tagcagcaggcagtgcgcacccggcggcagctctacatgaagatgccaatagccctggaaggccgccgaccgcgggccacggcacctccgagaacggtgctgcccgcgacccacggtgtcgccacacagtctgtcgaagaacagcactgtcggcagaaagcaccttccccatcccgccagccgcaccagattcaaagagcaccctggacgacttcgagggatgcagtttgctgaaataattggcgtcacgctgtcacagggctcgttggtctaggggtatgattcctgcgtagggtgcaggaggtcccgggttcaaatcccggacgagccctagcgttttgtgcaaactggtcgcgcgtaggtggctgagtcagcgcaaaaagctgcccgtcagtgtaaagtgaatttcatacttggtgtaaagaaatgaccgtctggtccgacgtatgaaggtgattgccaagctttaggtacagaacgtggcaaatgcttgtcggtatgtcttgtttaaagtgatgaaaaagtgtttccgcccgggatcgaaccggtgaccttctgcgtgttaggcagacgtgataaccgctacaccacggaaactactgctttcgttcttgcttctcagagaacttgtagcaaggttgccatcgtaacttaaaaattcagtaaatgcggcacttgcatgacgaaggtacatgtagcagatccacacacgacgtggctcactcgagtagtatgcgacataggcaggaaagtactgttcccgcccgggatcgaaccggggaccttctgcgtgtgaagcagacgtgataaccgctacactacggaaacgacggatacgctctgcccatccttgtacactcgaagacgcctcagcctttctcccgtccgcgcatgcacacaccatagttcatttgacagcctgaaacccatcgtagccgagggctcaacaagtattcggggtgctcgagagggtgtatgtcgtagcatccccaacgagatagcggcgtttcgcgcagtcgttattgcaagtcacatcagcaaaaacaatcacctccttagcagcaggcagtgcgcacccggcggcagctctacatgaacaTGCCAATAGCCctagaaggccgccgaccgcgggccacggcacctccgagaacggtgctgcccgtgacccacggtgtcgccacacagtctgtcgaagaacagcactgccggcagaaagcaccttccccatcccgccagccgcaccagattcaaagagcaccctggacgacttcgagggatgcagtttgctgaaataattggcgttcacgctgtcacagggctcgttggtctaggggtaaggTGACTGGGTAAAGAAGTAAAATTACGGGGAAGCTGAACAGCATTTAAAGgggaatgaagtccttgtggagtCTGTTGTATGTGGTTTATCTCGTTGCAGGTGTTTCTGGGACTGGAGAAGTAGTTTTCTTACACTCTCCGAAAAGTATTGTTTTCAAAGGTCATGAAGTTATTGACCAGAGCTTACTAAAACAAGTTCTTGCATCAAGTTTTGGCTTTACAATCTCTAAGGGTAGTGACTGGAATGGCTTAGTTTTAAAAGACCCATTCCATTTAGCAGAAGCAGCAGTGGTTGTTGTAGTGGATGGAGTCAAATCTCTGGGAAGCATCAAAGGACACTCATTTCCACTCATAAGTGATGAAGATGAAAGTGTTGGATGGCAGAAGCTcaaggaaaaaattgaaatgagaTATCCTGGCTTTAACAATACCCTACAGCGCATTGATTTGGCTGAAGTGAGCACTGCTTCTGATGAAGAAACTGATCTGTTGAATCCAACTGACTTTCCTGTTACATATCTTGAtgatagcaacactgaagatgtggAATTTCTCAGACAGCTTCATCTGCTGAATAATTTGGGTGAAAAGGAATACGTAGAAAATGAAGATCTGAGAGATGGGTTGCCAGACCTGTATTGGATTGTGTTCTCCGGACTTCATCCTGTCATTGATTTGCATGGAGAAGACTCTCCTGCAGCTGACGAGGCAAAGCAGCTACTTAGAGATGCAATAATTCATTTGAAAAAAGGATTTATTAACTCATATGATGGTCAGGTTATAGTAGCAGCATTAACAAGTGATGTTAGCCACACTAGGAGAGCCCGCCAGATAGCGGAACCAGCAGACCTGCCAGTCAATTGGACCAAGCCAAAGAATCTTTCTAAGGATTACTCAGAAAATTATCCAGTAATATTTAATAttattctgtggttcatggtcgCATTTGTGTTCTCTTTGATTGCCATATCAACTGCTATTTCTACTATGGACCCTGGACGTGATTCCATTATTTACAGAATGACGAGTAATCGTATGAAGAAAGAcaattaggatatttgtgtcattcCATTTTCATAAAAATGTCATACAGTTAGCTATTGATAAAGGTGTTGGATTTATTACTGTTGTAATAGACGAGTGAATGGAATATGGGAGCGAAAAAAATTAGTTGTAAATATAATGTAGATTAAACAATTTGTTCTATGTGTAAAATATGTTACCAGTTTTGTATGCACAGTATCCACATGGAAACTGAATACCAGTattgttcatcatacattgtttgtGTACAGTGTTAAAATTTGTAATATATGCTTTTACtattctttaaactatttatttGTATAGTAAATTAAGATATAAGAGCTGTTCATCAAGATATTTGTATTTGATATGTAGTGTTGCGACTTACATGGGAAGAAAAGAATGAGAATAAAGTAAACAAacaaatcataaaaaaaaaaaaggggtatgattcctgcttagggtgcaggaggtcccgggttcaaatcccggacgagccctagcgttttgtgcaaactggtcgcgcgtaggtggctgagtcagcgcaaaaagctgcccgtcagtgcaaagtgaatttcatacttggtgtaaagaaatgaccgtctggtccgacgtatgaaggtgattgccaagctttaggtacagaacgtggcaaatgcttgtcggtatgtcttgtttaaagtgatgaaaaagtgtttccgcctgggatcgaaccggggaccttctgcgtgttaggcagacgtgataaccgctacaccacggaaactactgctttcgttcttgcttctcagagaacttgtagcaaggttgccatcgtaacttaaaaattcagtaaatgcggcacttgcatgacgaaggtacatgtagcagatccacacacgacgtggctcactcgagtagtatgcgacataggcaggaaagtactgttcccgcccgggatcgaaccggggaccttctgcgtgtgaagcagacgtgataaccgctacactacggaaacgacggatacgctctgcccatccttgtacactcgaagacgcctcagcctttctcccgtccgcgcatgcacacaccatagttcatttgacagcctgaaacccatcgtagccgagggctcaacaagtattcggggtgctcgagagggtgtatgtcgtagcatccccaacgagatagcggcgtttcgcgcagtcgttattgcaagtcacatcagcaaaaacaatcacctccttagcagcaggcagtgcgcacccggcggcagctctacatgaacaTGCCAATAGCCctagaaggccgccgaccgcgggccacggcacctccgagaacggtgctgcccgtgacccacggtgtcgccacacagtctgtcgaagaacagcactgccggcagaaagcaccttccccatcccgccagccgcaccagattcaaagagcaccctggacgacttcgagggatgcagtttgctgaaataattggcgttcacgctgtcacagggctcgttggtctaggggtaaggTGACTGGGTAAAGAAGTAAAATTACGGGGAAGCTGAACAGCATTTAAAGgggaatgaagtccttgtggagtCTGTTGTATGTGGTTTATCTCGTTGCAGGTGTTTCTGGGACTGGAGAAGTAGTTTTCTTACACTCTCCGAAAAGTATTGTTTTCAAAGGTCATGAAGTTATTGACCAGAGCTTACTAAAACAAGTTCTTGCATCAAGTTTTGGCTTTACAATCTCTAAGGGTAGTGACTGGAATGGCTTAGTTTTAAAAGACCCATTCCATTTAGCAGAAGCAGCAGTGGTTGTTGTAGTGGATGGAGTCAAATCTCTGGGAAGCATCAAAGGACACTCATTTCCACTCATAAGTGATGAAGATGAAAGTGTTGGATGGCAGAAGCTcaaggaaaaaattgaaatgagaTATCCTGGCTTTAACAATACCCTACAGCGCATTGATTTGGCTGAAGTGAGCACTGCTTCTGATGAAGAAACTGATCTGTTGAATCCAACTGACTTTCCTGTTACATATCTTGAtgatagcaacactgaagatgtggAATTTCTCAGACAGCTTCATCTGCTGAATAATTTGGGTGAAAAGGAATACGTAGAAAATGAAGATCTGAGAGATGGGTTGCCAGACCTGTATTGGATTGTGTTCTCCGGACTTCATCCTGTCATTGATTTGCATGGAGAAGACTCTCCTGCAGCTGACGAGGCAAAGCAGCTACTTAGAGATGCAATAATTCATTTGAAAAAAGGATTTATTAACTCATATGATGGTCAGGTTATAGTAGCAGCATTAACAAGTGATGTTAGCCACACTAGGAGAGCCCGCCAGATAGCGGAACCAGCAGACCTGCCAGTCAATTGGACCAAGCCAAAGAATCTTTCTAAGGATTACTCAGAAAATTATCCAGTAATATTTAATAttattctgtggttcatggtcgCATTTGTGTTCTCTTTGATTGCCATATCAACTGCTATTTCTACTATGGACCCTGGACGTGATTCCATTATTTACAGAATGACGAGTAATCGTATGAAGAAAGAcaattaggatatttgtgtcattcCATTTTCATAAAAATGTCATACAGTTAGCTATTGATAAAGGTGTTGGATTTATTACTGTTGTAATAGACGAGTGAATGGAATATGGGAGCGAAAAAAATTAGTTGTAAATATAATGTAGATTAAACAATTTGTTCTATGTGTAAAATATGTTACCAGTTTTGTATGCACAGTATCCACATGGAAACTGAATACCAGTattgttcatcatacattgtttgtGTACAGTGTTAAAATTTGTAATATATGCTTTTACtattctttaaactatttatttGTATAGTAAATTAAGATATAAGAGCTGTTCATCAAGATATTTGTATTTGATATGTAGTGTTGCGACTTACATGGGAAGAAAAGAATGAGAATAAAGTAAACAAACAAATcataaaaaaaaggggtatgattcctgcttagggtgcaggaggtcccgggttcaaatcccggacgagccctagcgttttgtgcaaactggtcgcgcgtaggtggctgagtcagcgcaaaaagctgcccgtcagtgcaaagtgaatttcatacttggtgtaaagaaatgaccgtctggtccgacgtatgaaggtgattgccaagctttaggtacagaacgtggcaaatgcttgtcggtatgtcttgtttaaagtgatgaaaaagtgtttccgcctgggatcgaaccggggaccttctgcgtgttaggcagacgtgataaccgctacaccacggaaactactgctttcgttcttgcttctcagagaacttgtagcaaggttgccatcgtaacttaaaaattcagtaaatgcggcacttgcatgacgaaggtacatgtagcagatccacacacgacgtggctcactcgagtagtatgcgacataggcaggaaagtactgttcccgcccgggatcgaaccggggaccttctgcgtgtgaagcagacgtgataaccgctacactacggaaacgacggatacgctctgcccatccttgtacactcgaagacgcctcagcctttctcccgtccgcgcatgcacacaccatagttcatttgacagcctgaaacccatcgtagccgagggctcaacaagtattcggggtgctcgagagggtgtatgtcgtagcatccccaacgagatagcggcgtttcgcgcagtcgttattgcaagtcacatcagcaaaaacaatcacctccttagcagcaggcagtgcgcacccggcggcagctctacatgaacaTGCCAATAGCCctagaaggccgccgaccgcgggccacggcacctccgagaacggtgctgcccgtgacccacggtgtcgccacacagtctgtcgaagaacagcactgccggcagaaagcaccttccccatcccgccagccgcaccagattcaaagagcaccctggacgacttcgagggatgcagtttgctgaaataattggcgttcacgctgtcacagggctcgttggtctaggggtaaggTGACTGGGTAAAGAAGTAAAATTACGGGGAAGCTGAACAGCATTTAAAGgggaatgaagtccttgtggagtCTGTTGTATGTGGTTTATCTCGTTGCAGGTGTTTCTGGGACTGGAGAAGTAGTTTTCTTACACTCTCCGAAAAGTATTGTTTTCAAAGGTCATGAAGTTATTGACCAGAGCTTACTAAAACAAGTTCTTGCATCAAGTTTTGGCTTTACAATCTCTAAGGGTAGTGACTGGAATGGCTTAGTTTTAAAAGACCCATTCCATTTAGCAGAAGCAGCAGTGGTTGTTGTAGTGGATGGAGTCAAATCTCTGGGAAGCATCAAAGGACACTCATTTCCACTCATAAGTGATGAAGATGAAAGTGTTGGATGGCAGAAGCTcaaggaaaaaattgaaatgagaTATCCTGGCTTTAACAATACCCTACAGCGCATTGATTTGGCTGAAGTGAGCACTGCTTCTGATGAAGAAACTGATCTGTTGAATCCAACTGACTTTCCTGTTACATATCTTGAtgatagcaacactgaagatgtggAATTTCTCAGACAGCTTCATCTGCTGAATAATTTGGGTGAAAAGGAATACGTAGAAAATGAAGATCTGAGAGATGGGTTGCCAGACCTGTATTGGATTGTGTTCTCCGGACTTCATCCTGTCATTGATTTGCATGGAGAAGACTCTCCTGCAGCTGACGAGGCAAAGCAGCTACTTAGAGATGCAATAATTCATTTGAAAAAAGGATTTATTAACTCATATGATGGTCAGGTTATAGTAGCAGCATTAACAAGTGATGTTAGCCACACTAGGAGAGCCCGCCAGATAGCGGAACCAGCAGACCTGCCAGTCAATTGGACCAAGCCAAAGAATCTTTCTAAGGATTACTCAGAAAATTATCCAGTAATATTTAATAttattctgtggttcatggtcgCATTTGTGTTCTCTTTGATTGCCATATCAACTGCTATTTCTACTATGGACCCTGGACGTGATTCCATTATTTACAGAATGACGAGTAATCGTATGAAGAAAGAcaattaggatatttgtgtcattcCATTTTCATAAAAATGTCATACAGTTAGCTATTGATAAAGGTGTTGGATTTATTACTGTTGTAATAGACGAGTGAATGGAATATGGGAGCGAAAAAAATTAGTTGTAAATATAATGTAGATTAAACAATTTGTTCTATGTGTAAAATATGTTACCAGTTTTGTATGCACAGTATCCACATGGAAACTGAATACCAGTattgttcatcatacattgtttgtGTACAGTGTTAAAATTTGTAATATATGCTTTTACtattctttaaactatttatttGTATAGTAAATTAAGATATAAGAGCTGTTCATCAAGATATTTGTATTTGATATGTAGTGTTGCGACTTACATGGGAAGAAAAGAATGAGAATAAAGTAAACAAacaaatcataaaaaaaaaaaaggggtatgattcctgcttagggtgcaggaggtcccgggttcaaatcccggacgagccctagcgttttgggCAAACTGGTCGcgcgtaggtggctgagtcagcgcaaaaagctgcccgtcagtgtaaagtgaatttcatacttggtgtaaagaaatgaccgtctggtccgacgtatgaaggtgattgccaagctttaggtacagaacgtggcaaatgcttgtcggtatgtcttgtttaaagtgatgaaaaagtgtttccgcccgggatcgaaccggggaccttctgcgtgttaggcagacgtgataaccgctacaccacggaaactactgctttcgttcttgcttcttagagaacttgtagcaaggttgccatcgtaacttaaaaattcagtaaatgcggcacttgtatgacgaaggtacatgtagcagatccacacacgacgtggctcactcgagtagtatgcgacataggcaggaaagtactgttcccgcccgggatcgaaccggggaccttctgcgtgtgaagcagacgtgataaccgctacactacggaaacgacggatacgctctgtccatccttgtacactcgaagacgcctcagcctttctcccgtccgcgcatgcacacaccatagttcatttgacagcctgaaacccatcgtagccgagggctcaacaagtattcggggtgctcgagagggtgtatgtcgtagcatcgcCAACGAGATAGCGGcaattcgcgcagtcgttattgcaagtcacatcagcataaacaatcacctccttagcagcaggcagtgcgcacccggcggcagctctacatgaagatgccaatagccctggaaggccgccgaccgcgggccacggcacctccgagaacggtgctgcccgcgacccacggtgtcgccacacagtctgtcgaagaacaacACTggcggcagaaagcaccttccccatcccgccagccgcaccagattcaaagagcaccctggacgacttcgagggatgcagtttgctgaaataattggcgttcgcgctgtcacagggctcgttggtctaggggtatgattcctgcttagggtgcaggaggtcccgggttcaaatcccggacgagccctagcgttttgtgcaaactggtcgcgcgtaggtggctgagtcagcgcaaaaagctgcccgtcagtgtaaagtgaatttcatacttggtgtaaagaaatgaccgtccggtccgacgtatgaaggtgattgccaagcattaggtacagaacgtggcaaatgcttgtcggtatgtcttgtttaaagtgatgaaaaagtgtttccgcccgggatcgaaccggggaccttctgcgtgttaggcagacgtgataaccgctacaccacggaaactactgctttcgttcttgcttcttagagaacttgtagcaaggttgccatcgtaacttaaaaattcagtaaatgcggcacttgcatgacgaaggtacatgtagcagatccacacacgacgtggctcactcgagtagtatgcgacataggcaggaaagtactgttcccgcccgggatcgaaccgggaccTTCTGCgagtgaagcagacgtgataaccgctacactacggaaacgacggatacgctctctccatccttgtacactcgaagacacCTCAgatttctcccgtccgcgcatgcacacaccatagttcatttgacagcctgaaacccatcgtagccgagggctcaacaagtattcggggtgctcgagagggtgtatgtcgtagcatccccaacgagatagcggcgtttcgcgcagtcgttattgcaagtcacatcagcagaaacaatcacctccttagcagcaggcagtgcgcacccggcggcagctccacatgaagatgccaatagccctggaaggccgccgaatGCGGGCCACGGCACCtacgagaacggtgctgcccgcgacccacggtgtcgccacacagtctgtcgaagaacagcactgccggcagaaagcaccttccccatcccgccagccgcaccagattcaaagagcaccctggacgacttcgagggatgcagtttgttgaaataattggcgttcacgctgtcacagggctccttggtctaggggtatgattcctccttagggtgcaggaggtcccgggttcaaatcccggacgagccctagcgttttgtgcaaactggtcgcgcgtaggtggctgagtcagcgcaaaaagctgcccgtcagtgtaaagtgaatttcatacttggtgtaaagaaatgaccgtctggtccgacatatgaaggtgattgccaagctttaggtacagaacgtggcaaatgcttgtcggtatgtcttgtttaaagtgatgaaaaagtgtttccgcccgggatcgaaccggggaccttctgcgtgttaggcagacgtgataaccgctacaccacggaaactactgctttcgttcttgcttcttagagaacttgtagcaaggttgccatcgtaacttaaaaattcagtaaatgcggcacttgcatgacgaaggtacatgtagcagatccacacacgacgtggctcactcgagtagtatgcgacataggcaggaaagtactgttcccgcccgggatcgaaccggggaccttctgcgtgtgaagcagacgtgataaccgctacactacggaaacgacggatacgctctgtccatccttgtacactcgaagacgcctcagcctttctcccgtccgcgcatgcacacaccatagttcatttgacagcctgaaacccatcgtagccgagggctcaacaagtattcggggtgctcgagagggtgtatgtcgtagcatccccaacgagatagcggcgtttcgcgcagtcgttattgcaagtcacatcagcagaaacaatcacctccttagcagcaggcagtgcgcacccggcggcagctctacatgaagatgccaatagccctggaaggccgccgaccgcgggccacggcacctccgagaacggtgctgcccgcgacccacggtgtcgccacacagtctgtcgaagaacagcactgccggcagaaagcaccttccccatcccgccagccgcaccagattcaaagagcaccctggacgacttcgagggatgcagtttgctgaaataattggcgttcacgctgtcacagggctcgttggtctaggggtatgattcctgcttagggtgcaggaggtcccgggttcaaatcccggacgagccctagcgttttgtgcaaactggtcgcacgtaggtggctgagtcagcgcaaaaagctgcccgtcagtgtaaagtgaatttcatacttggtgtaaagaaatgaccgtctggtccgacgtatgaaggtgattgccaagctttaggtacagaacgtggcaaatgcttgtcggtatgtcttgtttaaagtgatgaaaaagtgtttccgcccgtgatcgaaccggggaccttctgcgtgttaggcagacgtgataaccgctacaccacggaaactactgctttcgttcttgcttctcagagaacttgtagcaaggttgccatcgtaacttaaaaattcagtaaatgcggcacttgcatgacgaaggtacatgtagcagatccacacacgacgtggctcactcgagtagtatgcgacataggcaggaaagtactgttcccgcccgggatcgaaccgggaccTTCTGCgagtgaagcagacgtgataactgCTACACTACGGACACGACGGATACGCTctctccatccttgtacactcgaagacgcctcagcctttctcccgtccgcgcatgcacacaccatagttcatttgacagcctgaaacccatcgtagccgagggctcaacaagtattcggggtgctcgagagggtgtatgtcgtagcatccccaacgagatagcggcgtttcgcgcagtcgttattgcaagtcacatcagcagaaacaatcacctccttagcagcaggcagtgcgcacccggcggcagctctacatgaagatgctaatagccctggaaggccgccgaccgcgggccacggcacctccgagaacggtgctgcccgcgacccacggtgtcgccacacagtctgtcgaagaacagcactgccggcagaaagcaccttccccatcccgccagccgcaccagattcaaagagcaccctggacgacttcgagggatgcagtttgctgaaataattggcgttcacgctgtcacagggctcgttggtctaggggtatgattcctgcttagggtgcaggaggtcccgggttcaaatcccggacgagccctagcgttttgtgcaaactggtcg encodes:
- the LOC124777068 gene encoding ATPase H(+)-transporting accessory protein 2-like, which produces MKSLWSLLYVVYLVAGVSGTGEVVFLHSPKSIVFKGHEVIDQSLLKQVLASSFGFTISKGSDWNGLVLKDPFHLAEAAVVVVVDGVKSLGSIKGHSFPLISDEDESVGWQKLKEKIEMRYPGFNNTLQRIDLAEVSTASDEETDLLNPTDFPVTYLDDSNTEDVEFLRQLHLLNNLGEKEYVENEDLRDGLPDLYWIVFSGLHPVIDLHGEDSPAADEAKQLLRDAIIHLKKGFINSYDGQVIVAALTSDVSHTRRARQIAEPADLPVNWTKPKNLSKDYSENYPVIFNIILWFMVAFVFSLIAISTAISTMDPGRDSIIYRMTSNRMKKDN